From one Mycobacterium colombiense CECT 3035 genomic stretch:
- a CDS encoding lipid-transfer protein, with product MSSKVYVVGVGMTKFEKPGRREGWDYPDMARESGTNALTDAGIDYREVQQGYVGYCSGDSTSGQRALYELGMTGIPIVNVNNNCSTGSTALFLAAQAIRGGIVDCAIALGFEKMQPGSLGGGAQDRESPMGKHVKAMAAIDEFAMPVAPWMFGAAGREHMKQYGSTAEHFAKIGYKNHKHSVNNPFAQFQESYTLDDILAARMISDPLTKLQCSPTSDGSGAAILASESFVDSHGLAGQAVEIVGQAMTTDFASTFDGSAKNLIGYDMNVQAAQQVYDQSGLGPQDFQVIELHDCFSANELLLYEALGLCGPGEAPKLIDNNDTTYGGRWVVNPSGGLISKGHPLGATGLAQCAELTWQLRGTADKRQVDNVSAALQHNIGLGGAAVVTAYQRAER from the coding sequence ATGTCCAGCAAGGTTTATGTCGTCGGCGTCGGAATGACGAAATTCGAGAAGCCTGGCCGCCGAGAGGGCTGGGACTATCCGGACATGGCCCGGGAATCGGGAACCAACGCGCTGACGGACGCCGGCATCGACTACCGCGAGGTCCAGCAGGGCTACGTGGGCTACTGCTCGGGCGACTCCACGTCGGGCCAGCGCGCGCTCTACGAGCTCGGCATGACCGGCATTCCGATCGTCAACGTCAACAACAACTGCTCCACCGGCTCGACGGCGCTGTTCCTGGCCGCCCAGGCCATCCGTGGCGGGATCGTCGACTGCGCGATCGCGCTCGGCTTCGAGAAGATGCAGCCCGGCTCGCTGGGCGGCGGCGCGCAGGACCGCGAATCGCCGATGGGCAAGCACGTCAAGGCGATGGCCGCGATCGACGAGTTCGCGATGCCCGTCGCGCCGTGGATGTTCGGCGCCGCCGGACGCGAGCACATGAAGCAATACGGCAGCACCGCCGAACATTTCGCCAAGATCGGCTACAAGAACCACAAGCACTCGGTCAACAACCCGTTCGCCCAGTTCCAGGAGTCCTACACGCTCGACGACATCCTGGCGGCGCGGATGATCTCCGACCCGCTGACCAAGCTGCAGTGCTCGCCCACCTCGGACGGCTCGGGTGCGGCGATCCTGGCCTCGGAAAGCTTCGTCGACAGCCACGGGCTGGCCGGCCAGGCGGTGGAGATCGTCGGGCAGGCCATGACCACCGACTTCGCGTCGACGTTCGACGGCAGCGCGAAGAACCTCATCGGCTATGACATGAATGTCCAGGCCGCGCAACAGGTTTACGACCAGTCCGGGCTGGGGCCGCAGGACTTCCAGGTGATCGAGCTGCACGACTGCTTCTCGGCCAACGAACTGCTGCTCTACGAGGCCCTCGGACTGTGCGGTCCGGGCGAGGCGCCCAAGCTGATCGACAACAACGACACCACCTACGGCGGCCGCTGGGTGGTCAACCCGTCCGGCGGCCTGATCTCCAAGGGGCACCCGCTGGGCGCGACCGGCCTGGCGCAGTGCGCCGAACTGACCTGGCAGCTGCGCGGGACCGCCGACAAGCGTCAGGTCGACAACGTCAGCGCCGCACTGCAGCACAACATCGGACTGGGCGGCGCAGCCGTCGTCACCGCCTACCAGCGCGCCGAGCGTTAG
- a CDS encoding acyl-CoA dehydrogenase family protein gives MIEWSDTDLMVRDAVRQFVDKEIRPHVDELETGAMSPYPIARKLFSQFGLDAMAAESVKKMLDRERAKLDGAPAPQERDEKSDDSGGFGGGAQGSMIAVLVSEIARVSIGLLSTASVSLGLGAATIMSRGTLAQKERWLPELMTLEKIAAWAITEPDSGSDAFGGMKTYVKRDGQDYILNGQKTFITNGPCADVLVVYAKLDEGDASPDKQDKRNRPVLVFVLDAGMPGLTQGKPFKKMGMMSSPTGELFFDNVRLGPDRLLGESEQHADGDGRDSARANFAAERIGIAMMALGIIDECHRLCVDYAKSRTLWGKNIGQFQLIQLKLAKMEIARMNVQNMVFHTIERQQAGKPLTLAEASAIKLYSSEAATDVAMEAVQLFGGNGYMAEYRVEQLARDAKSLMIYAGSNEVQVTHIAKGLLAD, from the coding sequence ATGATCGAGTGGTCCGACACCGACCTGATGGTCCGGGATGCCGTGCGGCAGTTCGTCGACAAGGAGATTCGCCCGCACGTCGACGAACTCGAAACCGGCGCGATGTCGCCGTATCCGATCGCGCGCAAGCTGTTCAGCCAGTTCGGCCTCGATGCCATGGCCGCCGAGTCGGTCAAGAAGATGCTGGACCGCGAGCGGGCCAAGCTCGACGGCGCGCCCGCTCCCCAGGAACGTGACGAAAAGTCCGACGACTCAGGTGGTTTCGGTGGCGGCGCGCAGGGATCGATGATCGCGGTGCTGGTGTCCGAAATCGCCCGGGTCAGCATCGGGTTGCTCAGCACCGCGTCGGTGAGCCTGGGCCTGGGCGCGGCGACCATCATGAGCCGCGGCACGCTGGCCCAGAAGGAGCGCTGGCTGCCCGAGCTGATGACGCTGGAAAAGATTGCGGCATGGGCGATTACCGAGCCGGATTCGGGCTCGGACGCGTTCGGCGGCATGAAGACCTACGTCAAGCGCGACGGCCAGGACTACATCCTCAACGGCCAGAAGACGTTCATCACCAACGGGCCCTGCGCCGACGTCCTGGTGGTGTACGCGAAACTCGACGAGGGCGACGCGAGCCCGGACAAGCAGGACAAGCGCAACCGCCCGGTGCTGGTCTTCGTGCTCGACGCGGGCATGCCGGGCCTCACCCAGGGCAAGCCCTTCAAGAAGATGGGCATGATGTCCTCGCCGACCGGCGAGCTGTTCTTCGACAACGTGCGGCTGGGACCGGACCGGCTGCTCGGCGAGAGCGAACAGCACGCCGACGGTGACGGCCGCGACAGCGCCCGGGCCAACTTCGCCGCCGAGCGGATCGGGATCGCGATGATGGCCTTGGGCATCATCGACGAATGCCACCGGCTGTGCGTGGATTACGCCAAGAGCCGGACGTTGTGGGGCAAGAACATCGGGCAATTCCAGCTGATCCAGCTCAAGCTGGCCAAGATGGAGATCGCCCGAATGAACGTGCAGAACATGGTCTTTCACACCATCGAGCGCCAGCAGGCCGGCAAGCCGCTGACGCTGGCCGAGGCGTCGGCGATCAAGCTGTACTCGTCGGAGGCGGCCACCGATGTGGCGATGGAGGCCGTGCAGCTGTTCGGCGGCAACGGATACATGGCCGAATACCGGGTGGAGCAGCTGGCCCGCGACGCCAAGTCGCTGATGATCTACGCGGGCAGCAACGAGGTTCAGGTCACCCACATCGCCAAGGGCCTGCTGGCCGACTGA
- the mntR gene encoding manganese-binding transcriptional regulator MntR produces MRADEEHGGITAVGQDYLKVIWNAQEWSPKDAPQKVSTKMLAEKIGVSASTASESIRKLAEQGLVDHEKYGAVTLTEAGRRAALAMVRRHRLLETFLVNELGYAWDEVHDEAEVLEHAVSDRLVARIDAKLGFPQRDPHGDPIPASDGQVPTPPARQLWACDDGDTGTVARISDADPEMLRYFTDVGINLDSRLRVLTRREFAGMISVSIDSGDGAETTVDLGSPAARAIWVTA; encoded by the coding sequence GTGAGGGCTGACGAAGAGCACGGCGGCATCACCGCGGTCGGCCAGGACTACCTCAAGGTCATCTGGAATGCCCAGGAGTGGTCCCCCAAAGACGCGCCGCAGAAGGTCAGCACCAAGATGCTGGCCGAGAAGATCGGGGTGTCGGCCAGCACGGCCTCGGAGTCCATCCGCAAGCTCGCCGAGCAGGGCCTCGTCGACCACGAGAAGTACGGCGCGGTGACGCTGACCGAGGCGGGCCGGCGCGCGGCGCTGGCGATGGTGCGCCGGCACCGGCTGCTGGAGACCTTCCTGGTCAACGAACTCGGCTACGCCTGGGACGAGGTGCACGACGAGGCCGAGGTGCTCGAGCACGCGGTGTCCGATCGGCTGGTGGCGCGCATCGACGCCAAGCTGGGGTTCCCGCAGCGCGACCCGCACGGTGACCCGATCCCGGCCTCGGACGGGCAGGTGCCCACCCCGCCGGCCCGCCAGCTCTGGGCGTGCGACGACGGGGACACCGGGACGGTGGCCCGCATCTCCGACGCCGACCCCGAGATGCTGCGCTACTTCACCGACGTCGGCATCAACCTCGACTCCCGGCTGCGGGTCCTGACCCGCCGCGAATTCGCCGGCATGATCTCGGTCTCGATCGACTCCGGCGACGGCGCCGAGACGACGGTCGACCTGGGCAGCCCGGCGGCCCGGGCGATCTGGGTGACGGCCTGA